The nucleotide sequence CTACAGGCAGTATAAGAGGTTGGCATGGAAGCTACGATTACACAAAGCTTGGTAAGCATGCAGATTATTTAATGATGATGACTTATGATGAGAGCTGGGATGGAAGCGCTCCAGGTCCTGTTGCAAGCCTTCCTTTCGTTGAAAAATCTGTTCAATATGCGTTAAGCCAAAATGTACCTGCCCATAAGCTTGTACTTGGCCTGCCATTCTATGGCCGCATTTGGCACCAAGAGCAAACGAAAGTAGGGTATACACCACAGCCAGGAACCGAAAAGGTAAATGGACGCGGAATTATTATGGATCGAATTGATGATTTTGTACAAAAGTATGATGGAGAGTCTACATACGTGTCTGGTTATGATAGTATTCGTACAACATTTGAAATAACTGAAGATGACCCAGAAGCGAAGTTATATAGCTGGTCAAAACCATTACCAGTTGGTCATTATGAAGTATGGCATGAATCTCCTGAAACATTAAAGAAAAAAATTCAGCTTGTTCATAAGTATGATTTAAAAGGAATTGGAAGCTGGGCCCTTGGGCAGGAATCAGCAAATGTGTGGGAAAACTTTGATTTCTGGTTAAGTGGAAAAGTCTTCGAAGATGTTGAATTAGAGCATTGGGCAGCAGAAGCCATTGCTCAAATGAAAGAAAAAGGCTGGATGGGCGGCCGCACAACAACACTGTTTGCTCCAGAGGGTTCTTTGAAACGATCAGAAACAGCAACAGTTCTTATAAGAGCACTAGAGCTAAATATGGTAGAGCCTTATGATACGCCTTTCAATGATGTGAAGAATACATATTGGGCGCATGTTCCGATTGAAGCAGCTCGTCAGCACGGGTTAATGAATGGTCGTGCAGAAGATAAGTTTGCTCCAGAGGCTAAGATTACACGTGAAGAAATGGCGGTTATCCTTAGCCGTATTGTTCATGCGGAGCAGGATCCTGCACATGCGACAACGGCATTCAAAGATGTAAGCAAGGATCGCTGGTCATACGGTGCAATTCGATTGATGAATCAAGCTGGAATCTTTGGTGGTTTTAGTGATGGTACATTCCGTCCAGAAGAACCTGTAACACGCGCACAAATGGCAGCATTGCTTGAACGTATTTCTCACCATTTAGAATAAGACACGAAGTCCTAGAATTTTTTCTAGGGCTTTTTTTATCTTAAAAGATTGAAAAATTACTATTTTCCAATAAAATGGAGTAAAGTAAAGGGTAGATCGAAAGAAAAGAGGGGAAAAGTTTGGAAACAGTCATGGCTGTAAAGAAAAACTCTGATTTTAAGCATGGCGTACAGTCAGGAGTTAGTATTGCAATTGGTTATATGCCTGCTGCGCTTACATTTGGTTTGTTAGCAAAGTCAACAGGGTTAACAATTATGGAAGCGTTAATGATGAGTGTACTTGTGTTTGCAGGAGCTGCTCAATATATTTCATTAAGCTTAATTGCACTCGGTACAGCTGGACCGATTATTATATTGACGACATTTATTATTAATATTCGTCACCTTCTTATGTCTGCTTCACTTAGTGAAAGAACAGAAGAGGAACATAAGTTCAAGAAAGCACTCTATGCATTCGGAATTACAGATGAAACATTTTCTGTTGCTTCTCTGAAAGAAGGGAAAGTTACCGCGGGCTATATGTTTGGTTTGATTGCTGTGTCCTACGGAAGCTGGGTAACCTTTTCGGTTGTTGGTCATTTCGTTGGTGCAAGCTTGCCGGAAGTATTGCAGGAAAGCATGGGAATTGCCCTCTATGCGATGTTTATCGGTTTGCTCACACCTTCATTGAAAAAGCACCGAAAAGTTGTTTGGCTAGCAGGGGTTGCGGCTGTAGCAAATAGCATTTTCACTGCGTTTTTTCCGCCAAATTGGTCTGGGTGGGCCATTGTATTAGCAACATTAGCTTCAGCAATCGCCATTGAATACATCGATTATCAAGCAAAACGGGCAGGTGAGAAGAAATGAGTACAGCCTTAATGTGGACAATCGTCGGCATGGCTATTGTAACTTATATTCCACGTGCGTTGCCTTTTTTAGCATTTGATGTAAACAAGATGCATCCATTTATAAAAGGAGTACTGCAAAATGTACCGTATGCTGCATTAGGCGCATTAATTTTTCCAGGTGTGTTATTTATGCAGTCTGATCACATCTGGTTTGGAATAATTGGAGCTATTGCGGCATTTATACCTGCACTTTTAGGTGCGAATGTAATTGTCGTCGTTTTGAGTGCAATTGGAGTCCTTACTATTTATTCATCATTCTTTTCTTAAAATACCGCTAATTCGATAGCGGTATTTTATTTGCCTTCACAATTTTGAAGAAATGAAGGCAGAGGTTGGACATATTAGTAAGAGAAGAAGTTCGGATAGGAGGGAATGAGATGACAAAGTTATTTTGGACCTGTACTGCTTTTTATATTTTTTATGCATTCTTAATGTGGTGGTATTTATTTTATGGTTCACCAGCACAGCTGCCTGATGCATTGGAAGGAACAGCTGCTGATCCAACAACATTTATGACCAGTCGGGAAATTCAGTTGAGTTATGATTACTCACGATTAAAGCATTTATTGTTCTTTCTTGTGACGCCGTTTGAGTGGCTTGTGCTGCTTAGTATTATTGTTTTTGGAGGTTCAAGTTGGTTTTACAGAACAGCAGAAGCGGTAACAAATCGTCCTTGGCTAAAAAATGTGCTCTATGTTTTTTTGCTTTCTGTTACAACTTTTGCCCTCATGTTTCCACTGAAGTGGTTGAGTCATCAAATCTCTGTAAACTATGGTGTATCCGTAGCTGATTTTTCAGTTTGGATGAAGGATGTCGTAATTGGATATTGGTTAAATTTATTGATTTTGATTGTTATTGCTTCATGGTTTGTTTGGATTATGAAAAAAGCACCTAAGCGGTGGTGGTTCTATTCATGGCTTGCTTCAGTGCCTTTCATTTTATTTCTTGTCTTTATTCAACCTGTTGTCATTGATCCGCTCTACAATGACTTTCGTTCATTACAGGATAAACAGTTAGAAGCGAAGATTTTGAATATAGCACAGCAAGCAGATATACCAGCAGAACATGTGTATGAAGTAAATATGTCAAAAAAAACAAATGCTTTAAACGCCTATGTGAATGGAATTGGCTCGAACGCGAGAATAGTTTTATGGGATACAACCTTGCAGAAGTTAAATGATGATGAAGTAATTTTCATTATGGCTCACGAAATGGCCCATTACGTATACAAGCATGTTTTTATCGGTTTATCTGGTTATTTGCTTCTATCGTTTTTTGGTTTTTGGTTTGTAGCAAAAGGTGTTGCCGTTATCAAACGTAAATGGGGAGAGGGTTTGGGGGTACGTAAAGAACATATATTATTGTTGCCTGTAATTCTGTTACTGTTTTCTGTTCTTTCTTTTGCATCAAGTCCGTTAAGTAATTATGTCTCAAGAGAAATTGAACGAAGTGCAGATACATATGCAATCGAATTAACAGAAGATCAACAAGCGGCCATTAAAACCTTTCAACAGTTAACAGCAACTGGTTTGAGTGAAGTACAACCGCCAACCCTCGTATATTGGTTTCGGTATGGCCACCCATCAATGCTTGAACGTTTACAAAAAGTAGAACAGTTTGAAACAGCTGAAGAGAAGTAATTGCCTTTGAATAATGTTCTATAACAGAAAAAAGAAAACATTTTAAATTGCTTATAAACGTTGTTAAAACAACAATGGAAGCGATTACATAGTATCTCAATAAAACTTTTTTCTGAATTTTTTGCTAAAAAGGACTTTTCTTTTTTAGTCTGTTGTTATACAATAACAACTGTAAAAGATAACTGATATATAACAACGGTAGCGGGGGGATGCGGAAAAGAAATGAACATGCAAACTTCGACTATTCAAGCAAAAGGACCGATGAAGTCAGGGTGTGACAAGTTCTAACTCACAGCTGACAGCTTTAAAAAGGGTAATGGTACATATTTCTACCATTCTAAAGTGAAAAGTAGGTTCACTATTAAAAAGGGGTCAATAGAGGACGGACAAACTTTATGGTAGAAATAATTCAAGGCAAGAAGTAGAACAGTTTAAGAATATGGAAGAAAAGCAATGAGTTCGTGGTAAAACTAACATGAGATGAGGGGTTAAACTTCCAAAGGGGCATTCTTAAGTGTTCTAGACTGTAAGCATTTGTAAGGGGATTGGTAGTTTTATAGAGTGGGCAAACAAAGGGGTTTCACGGGTAAAGGTGTTTGAAAATTAAAAAATATTAATATATAGGGGGACATTCATATGTCAAATCAAGAACGTATTGAACAATTAGAGCAAAGCTGGAAAAATGAAGAGCGTTGGAACGGCGTTACACGTCCATATTCTGCTGAAGATGTAATTCGTCTTCGCGGTTCAATCGACATTGAGTATACACTTGCTCAACGTGGTTCACAAAAGCTTTGGAAGTTAATGAAGGAAGAGCCATATATCAATGCTCTTGGTGCTCTTACAGGTAACCAAGCTGTTCAACAAGTAAAAGCAGGTCTTAAAGCAATTTACTTAAGCGGTTGGCAGGTAGCTGCTGATGCTAACTTAGCAGGTCATATGTATCCAGACCAAAGCTTATATCCTGCAAACAGTGTGCCACAAGTTGTTAAACGTATTAACCAATCTTT is from Bacillus tianshenii and encodes:
- a CDS encoding glycosyl hydrolase family 18 protein, yielding MRRLVGVVLALLMFSFTFAPIGEAATPKTGMSYLHIGTPEDHVQYVDRTDGAIQTVTPNYFDIGDDGNVKLTNRVSTSFMEAMDARNVRVVPFLSNHWNRELGRKALKNRDAFTSQLVQYVKQYDFDGINVDMEGLTEEDRDAFTSFVKLLREKMPKEKEVSVAVAANPTGSIRGWHGSYDYTKLGKHADYLMMMTYDESWDGSAPGPVASLPFVEKSVQYALSQNVPAHKLVLGLPFYGRIWHQEQTKVGYTPQPGTEKVNGRGIIMDRIDDFVQKYDGESTYVSGYDSIRTTFEITEDDPEAKLYSWSKPLPVGHYEVWHESPETLKKKIQLVHKYDLKGIGSWALGQESANVWENFDFWLSGKVFEDVELEHWAAEAIAQMKEKGWMGGRTTTLFAPEGSLKRSETATVLIRALELNMVEPYDTPFNDVKNTYWAHVPIEAARQHGLMNGRAEDKFAPEAKITREEMAVILSRIVHAEQDPAHATTAFKDVSKDRWSYGAIRLMNQAGIFGGFSDGTFRPEEPVTRAQMAALLERISHHLE
- a CDS encoding AzlC family ABC transporter permease: METVMAVKKNSDFKHGVQSGVSIAIGYMPAALTFGLLAKSTGLTIMEALMMSVLVFAGAAQYISLSLIALGTAGPIIILTTFIINIRHLLMSASLSERTEEEHKFKKALYAFGITDETFSVASLKEGKVTAGYMFGLIAVSYGSWVTFSVVGHFVGASLPEVLQESMGIALYAMFIGLLTPSLKKHRKVVWLAGVAAVANSIFTAFFPPNWSGWAIVLATLASAIAIEYIDYQAKRAGEKK
- a CDS encoding AzlD domain-containing protein, with product MSTALMWTIVGMAIVTYIPRALPFLAFDVNKMHPFIKGVLQNVPYAALGALIFPGVLFMQSDHIWFGIIGAIAAFIPALLGANVIVVVLSAIGVLTIYSSFFS
- a CDS encoding M48 family metallopeptidase produces the protein MTKLFWTCTAFYIFYAFLMWWYLFYGSPAQLPDALEGTAADPTTFMTSREIQLSYDYSRLKHLLFFLVTPFEWLVLLSIIVFGGSSWFYRTAEAVTNRPWLKNVLYVFLLSVTTFALMFPLKWLSHQISVNYGVSVADFSVWMKDVVIGYWLNLLILIVIASWFVWIMKKAPKRWWFYSWLASVPFILFLVFIQPVVIDPLYNDFRSLQDKQLEAKILNIAQQADIPAEHVYEVNMSKKTNALNAYVNGIGSNARIVLWDTTLQKLNDDEVIFIMAHEMAHYVYKHVFIGLSGYLLLSFFGFWFVAKGVAVIKRKWGEGLGVRKEHILLLPVILLLFSVLSFASSPLSNYVSREIERSADTYAIELTEDQQAAIKTFQQLTATGLSEVQPPTLVYWFRYGHPSMLERLQKVEQFETAEEK